Genomic DNA from Scatophagus argus isolate fScaArg1 chromosome 15, fScaArg1.pri, whole genome shotgun sequence:
GTTCAATGTGCcttaattcattttttctgtttttggctCATGCGTGCCAAACCcagctttttcacatttttgctgattttgattttagaCCACACTGACCGCGATGATCTTTTCACTTCTTGTCTCAGGTGATGTGGAAGAGCTGGATGGAACCGAAAAGAACACTTTGaagatatttaaaaacatcactCTGATCCATGAGGTTGGCATGGTGCTGCTGGAGGTGAGCGGGTCAGGCCTGGTCAAACAGCTGTGGTCCTGATGCAGGACTGCAAGACTACAAGCTCTGTTCAGACTGGCTCCTGTCCTGTATCTTCACCCAACCTTCCTTTTGTCTTCTCCTGTTTCAGTGGATAGCTAACCCTCTCAATGACATGTATGCCGACGCTGTGACTACTGTAGTGCTGGAAGTCCAGTCCAACCCAAAGGCCCAGAAGGGTCAGTTTGGCCAGTTTTTGGATGCTTTATGAACTGCAGGAAGCATGcaacaaatcatttattttacttgaaaTCATTTactaaaccaaacaaaaaaaacttaatgCATTGTGTCTTTCCATGGAGTTTGTTCTTACTTCACATTATTCAATTTGTCCTAACAGTCATGGAGACCCAGAGTTCCATCTTGGACATGGACGTCTTCCAAACCCGGCTAGGAGTCATGCTGCAGTGAGTGACACACAATCTAAATCCATATTAAATGGTTCATGACAGTGTATATGTGGATCGGTGTGTTTGAAAGGCCTACTGTAACAGTTGATTGTTAGTTATAATATTAAATCTTGGATCTTTCTCTGTCTTAAGGGACATGTTTGGAGAGGAATGTGTGGATTtcagagacaataaaaacatCGCAGTGACAGTAGACGGGAAGACGATTCATATTTGCTTGGAAACGAGGGTGAGAAGCAGAACAGACCAACGCCATGTGTGTAGTGTaggattgttgttgttgtttaaaaaaaaaaaaatctttctgacttcctgtccccTGATCAGTCGGTGTGCTACGAGGGTGAATGCACAGAGGACGACTCCCTGAGAGAGATGGTGGACCTGGCAGTGCAGCGGCTCTACGATGCCCTCAACCCGATCATCTGAGAGTGGAAACAGGACTACAGGCCTGTAGACCGCGTCAggacatttttacacatttaaaaagtgctgGAAGTTAACACGCAgtatgtatttatgtgcttAACAAACGGATAAGTTGCTGCTAAGAACCATATCAACTTCCATCTGACAGATTACGTCCATATTTCTACAGTACTGGGATCTATAGCTTGTCTGCTTTGGTGTAATTGACTGCCTCTACAGCAGGTTCTAATCCCACTTTGTGAAATCAGTGTGTAAAGGTTAGATTGGCTTTTTACTAACATCACATTAAGGTAAGTTCCTGATCCATTCCCACAGAACTGTCATgtgagaaaattaaataaatcagctATGTAGATTGCATTAGCTTTGAtagattttaatgttgttttttgttatacAAGCacttttaaatcatatttaataatttaataagtTGACTGTAGCTGTGTAGatgcactgtagtttttagctCGGCCTGAGTTTGTTACTAATGTGCAGATGTGTTTAACTGTGAATTTCTAAATGCACTAAATCTTTGTGTCCAGTACATaatgcttgaaaaaaaaaaaaaaaagactttcacaaaaatgtgtgtgcaacTGGTCAGTTAATTCATCAACTGGTGGCAGAAATGTTTGTTAGGTAATTAGGTTTACAGTCCATCAGTGCTGGTGTTGCTAACAGTGGAGATAACAAAAGCGACATTTGTTTCACTGCGCTCTGATGGACATTTATTAGTGAAATATCAGGAAAATACAACCACAGAATTTTACAATAAACATCATTCAAGGCACATTCTTTCACTTGCCTATCTGAGCATAAAccctacatttcccataattcCCCTTTTTAATAGGCTCTCAGGAAGTGGCAGATCCACACATCCCTGACTTCCCCTTATACTGCTACAACTATTTCATAAATATCAATACATTACAACATAATCAAAACAAGCCTtactattaaaaataaagaaatctgtTGGACAGATGACTTTATAAAAGCCAAAAGAGTTTAAACTTAACATTTTCAGGTTGCAAATCATCCACCTGATCTTGTGTCAGTGTATTCACTCAGTATTTGGGACTAAATTTTAAGATGGCACTTGTGGCACAGTAATGACTCCTGGGTAGAACATCAATACATTTCATGTACTGACTCAAACGTTTTGATACCCAAAGCTGTGAGAGCCTAATCCTAAATATGTCTTTGTATGGCTGCGTGTGTTTGGACAATATTTGACATATGAGAAGCTTgccttttacattttttttttttaaatttcaaaataaatacagtgcaatgTACAATGGCTACCCAAAGCCCAAATCAGTACACAGAATCATCTCAACAACTAGTGAACAGTGTGTTGAGTGATAAGCATACAGTACTGTGATAAGACCGAGGaactgaaacataaacacattacaGCTTAGTCTTATTATCAGCGTTTCAGTATATTCCTATCGAGTATTGCACTGTGTTACATTGACTTAACGGGTGACGTTAAATCACTCATGGTGCACCGTTTCTGTGGGCGTTTAACAGTCTTGTaagcagtgttgtttttgtgtagtGTGAAAAGTGGCGGTGCTTCACGGGACCAACAAAACTTTCCCATTAAGAGATCCACAATTCCTCCTCAGCGCGTCCTTTATCTCTTCACGCTCATCAGTATAACCAAGATCATCGCCAGCATCAGCCCAACTCCGACCTCCAGCATCGAGCCCAGCTTCCTCTCCTCAATCgtctcctgcttcttcttcaggAGCTCTTCTTTGCGGGTTCTGatgtccttttctctctgcagctgctcgcTGTAATGGGCCTTGAAAAACTTGTCGAAATCAAAGACGGTCCCTTGCCGGTCTGCGCCCATCACAGACCGTCTCCTGTCCGCTTGGTGTTTCGCGGAGCTCCCTGCGGTGTCCTTGCCGGAGGGTCTGGCTGTTGCGACGAGGTCCAACCGACTCAACAGACCCCGGTCGTATTTCTTCCTCAGTGCCTTATTGCCCAGCACGGTGTAAGCCTCGTTGATCTCGGAGAAGCGGACAGTGGCCGCATCGCTGCCGGCGTTTCTGTCCGGGTGGTAGATGAATGACTGCTTGTAGTAGGCCGTTTTTATCTGAGCTTGCGTGGCGGTAGGTGTCACCTCCAGGATCTCATAGTAGCCCGTTTTGGTTTCGTAAAGGGGCACAGATTGAGTTCCGTTGCCGCTGTAGGatctgacaaacacagactgtcCATGTCCCCAACACAAACGCCGACTGCCGAGGCTCTGTAGACGACGAGTAGACCTGGAGTTGTAAGTCCTCCAAAACTTGACAAAACTCCagcacatgttttgttttgtacttcGATCGCGTGTCTTGTTAAGCAGCAAATACTCTTTGTTACGTCCAAGATAACAGCAATACCCAGCGTCAATTCTGTTCCCCCAAACATCAACAGAACCACACACTGGTGTTAACCTTGTGTAACTGTCCCGTGAAAGTCCAACGGTCACTCGGTCAGCAGCAATTTCGGCTCCATGCAGTTCGCCATGTTGGTTGTCACCCAACAGAAACGCCACCGACAGGGACGAGGCACGTATTGTACCTTGTATGTTTTGACTTTTCATGAGATACCGGCTGCATATTTTGTGTGCAAAGTCATACGCTCCCATTCCAAGATGTTGACTGACTGCCGCCATGTTAAGAGGCAGCAGAAGAAATCCACTGATTTCCGTAATGCTGAGGAAGGTTCGTTTAACTACAGCGCCCCCTAGtggcaattaaaaaaaactccaaTCAAACTATATGACTATGACTTCTTTGCAGATatactttgtttgtgtttttttttaaacatcgAAAGTTATATATTTAAGAGAATCTATTACCAAAAATctaacaaatacacacaaatattttgacaacactttattttacaggttCTAAAATTAGGGAAATTGAGACattgattattttcagtttatttttgagTCAGCTGaattttcagaaatattaaatTTGTCTGCAGGCAAGTATTCAAGTCAACTGACCCTTTCCAGCGTATTAATCCTGTCTAAAAAATGGCCTTACAATAGGTCCTGCCTTCATGAAGGTTATAATGTatagtttttgttgaaactgttctGCTGAGGTATTGATTCGATTTGATATGATCATTTGGAGAATGTCATTTATGGTGTTGTTTAGTCTGCCTTCATTCAAGTAATTATTTGGTTGATATCGAGATATTCACATGTCAGTCTATAATTTTACATAATGTCTTATATTTCTGGGTTTTTTTCATTCGTTTCGAAAAGAGGTTTGCAAAATATAATAATGACGGTGCACGTTTTTTCCTTTGTATTTCAAAGCTCTATCTATTTAGCGCATATAATGTAACATGTTGCGAAATATCCAAACACATTAATAACAGACATGCTGTTcagacttttattgtgaagtgcGGAAACACGGCCCCCCACCCTCGCACCGGAAGTTGAGGTTTTGTCTTTGCTAACAATTCCTACTATTCACTGTGTTTATGTCAGTGGTTCCTACCTGCAAGTTTATGATGTCCACgtataaaactgtaatttggCCTAAAGTGATTTTATTTGGGGACTCCATCACACAGGTTAGGCATGCATGAAAATCGATTTTGAAGAATGTAATATTACATTGCATATTGTCTGCTTCTGAGATAGTTCGTTAGTTACCCTTAGCTGCTAACTAGCTAGCTTAAGATTGGAGTGAACTGTGCTGTTGgttctttcagttttcatttcaagcCAATGGTTGGGGTGCAGAAATTGCCAACAAACTAGCGAGGTAAGTAAACTAATTCTCATATATTGATAGCTGATTTGTTGTAACAGTTAGCCATTACTTAAGTGCTGAACTAATTATGAACAGAAATTgtaatgttatatttttatatgtagGCAACCAGACATTGTATCTGAATCTCACGTATACTTTTCCATCAGAAAGTGTGATGTTGTAAACAGAGGACTGTCTGGCTACAACTCCAGATGGGCCAAGATAATTCTTCCACGAATCATCACCAGTCAGAACTCAACAGACAACAACATAGCTGCGGTCACTGTCTTCTTTGGAGCCAATGACTGTGCACTGGAAGGTAAAGCTTCAATGACATAAAATGTAATGACAGTTTAAGAAGTTCAGCAGTGCTAAATATTTTGCTGCAAAAGGAGGTATGACAAGACATGTACCATGCACCTAGAAAATGTAGAATCCTGTGTGTGGTCTTATTCCATATGCTGCATGACCCCAAAAAAATTCTCATTGTTTTTGCATTCTATCCTGTGTTCACGCAGATAAAAACCCCCAACAACACGTCCCCGTGCAGGAATATTCAGAGAACCTGAAGGAGATGACCAAGCTTCTGGCTTCAGCTGGAGTGTCACCACACAAAGTGATCTTCATCACCCCTCCTCCTGTTCATGAGCAAGCCTGGGAGAAGGAGTGTATTTTGAAAGGTAGCACCCATCAcaatttctctctcctcttgttcTTGTATGATCACACTGACCACTTTCACGCCGAAGGCCTTTTAAGATCAGGAGTTCTTGCTCATCTCTTTTCCAGGATGTCCTCTCAATCGCCACAACTCTGCAGCGGGACAGTATGCCCAGGCGTGCGTGCAGGCTGCCGGTCAGTGTGGTACAGACGTCCTGGACTTGTGGACGCTCATGCAGAAAGATGGACAGGTTGGCTTTTGCATGTTGCTAGAGACGACGCTTAAAAATTTCCAAATAATATCGGAAACTTTTCCTGGATAGGACTGTGTTATGTGGCACTTATTTTAAGGAAAAGTAGTGATAACTTGCAGTTAATTCATTCGAACTGTTAAGGTTAACTGCTAGTGTAACTTAAAGATTCATGAGATCACTGCCCAGCAGGTCAGCTGATTAATAATCAGTACCAAATTATGTAGTTCTTTTCAGGAAATTATCAGACTGTCATGGTCCTATATGATGACAGTGCAGAAACAGTCTGTTATTAACATAATGGAAAGTCAAAGCTTGTTTTGTTGGACATTTACCATTCTAGATAGTCCTGTATATCATGTCAAAtttgtgtcttcatttttttcccaaaatttTACAAATGACTTCATGTAAGCTGAAAATGCTGATTTTAATGTGACCCAAGCCACTATTGAGATTTTTCATTATGCCCCATTAGCCGTCTCTAAATTTCCCTCTGCTCCATAGGACTACACAGTCTATCTGTCTGACGGGTTGCATCTCTCAGAGAGGGGAAACCAGTTTGTGGCTCAGCATCTGTGGAAGCTGCTTGAGAGTCGCGTGGCTGACCTGCCCTTCATCCTGCCCTACTGGGGAGACGTGGACGCCAAGAGCCCAGAGAGCAGCCTCCTCTGTGACCAGTGAAAGCTTTGGAGAACATTGTCCTGTAAGATCCTGTGGGGCTGGATAATCCGTGGAGAACAAATCGCTCAACAGCATTCATGTGTTGCACTTGCTACAAATCCCTAGTAATCTGAAAGCCTGACTGAACTACTAGCATTCCTGCTATGAAACGATGAAGCGTTTGTGATTTGTACATGTCAGATGCGAGACAGCGTGATTGAAATGCAcaataaagatttttatttttagatgtgTGTGGGTAATACAAGcaagaaacttaaaaaaaaaagaactcaagGGTGGACATTTGTATGCATAGAAACATTAAGAATATACACATCAAAATGAATCACACGCGATATCTCCTAGCTGTGTAACAGTTCACATCCATCCAGTATGATCAATGTTAGCTacagtcttttttcttctccgtCTACAGTTAAATACATATTTCACCATTTTTGTGACACAGCAGGCAACAGGGGTGTGACAAATAAGAGAAAGAGGTGCATAATTCACATTGGGACAGGGACAGACAACCAAGCAGAAAAATATTGTCCAAGCACCTCAGACAGGTTCTTTTAAAACTAAATTTGGGATTGTCCAGATTCTTTTTCACAGAAAAGTAAGACAGCTCAGAACATTTAGGCACAAAATCTTAAAAGGCACCATGTTGTTTCCTACAAGGATCAAACCACACAGAGAATACAAGACAACTAAATGAAATAAGTGTAATACTGCTCGAGGCCATCATTCGATCCTTGCACAGTATTAAAAATGCTGCATCTCCAGAACAAAGGGGTTAAAATATACAagcctgcatttttttttttaaatataccaatgacaacacacagcacagtaagAGCATGTATACAACTTATTTAAATCCTCCAGTGATGTGAAAAATACTTCAAGTGCAATTATGACACAGATTCAGGTCATTTTTAGATCAAAGTGCAGCGTTCACTGCTTAACATATCGCACTGAAATGCTTccttttacaggaaaaaaataacatttacaaCACAGATAATATTACATCATTCAATTGTAAAACGGTTAGTGGAGCAAACTGGTGAGACAGTACtttgggtatgtgtgtgtgtgtgtgtgtgtgtgtgtagggacACACTGTGTGCTGCAAGGCTGAATCTGTTAACATGATGCTTTGTATTCTAAACGTATGAACCTCCATCATagcccactttttttttttttttacactgactgACACTAGTTGTAGTGGATCAGAGTGTTGAGAGCACTGTAATTCGTCTTTTTGTTCTTGGAAAGAAAGGTGCATATTAAGAAACGATTTAGCCACTAGATTACAAGAAAAAGTAACAGTCGACTAACTAATATTCTCATCTAGAATTGGCAGAAATGTTGTCTTTAGTTCTTCAATGGCCTACAAAACATGATGCTTTTACCTTCCAACACTTGCTGTTTGTGATAAGAAAAATGTATATAACGTGGCACGTATTGTCATGTTCCCTAAAACACATATCATTACTTGTCATTTTCTCTTAGCACTCTGTCTCTTTAGAGTCAATGCAGTCCTGCCTCTTGAGGCGCCGCCGGTCCCTGGCTGACTGCCTCTGCTCTGTCAGATCCTCGTAGGAGGATTTCGTAACCGACGAGCAGGCTCCTGCGGTTGTGAAATCGTCCGACAGGCCCTCCTCTCCCAGGTGAGAGCCGCTGCTGGTGTCCTCCTGGATGGTGGCCATCCGCACCCCCCCTGCGCTGTCCGGGGTGGGGCCGCAGCTCAGGCCGGGGGCCTGGGTACTGCTGCTGGCCGCGAGAGAGGCCTCGACCAGGCTCTGCTGCTGAGGTTGCTGGGGCTGGGAGGAGGGCGCGGTCCGGCcggcggaggaggagggaagCTGAGGATGTTTGACGATGTGCATGGACGCTGACTCGAGGTTGCTCAGCATTTCTTGACTCTGAAGAGCAAAGAACAACATGTGAGACCGAAGTACATAAACGCTGCCTGAATCTGACTGAGGTGGGATCCATTCCCTTTTTACTCGCATTGTGCTCAAATTAGATCATCAGATATTTCACCTGATCTTCATAATTTAACatcattaaataattaaaacccTAAAGCAAAATTATATCTAAGGAGAGATTAAGCAAAATCTCCCACTATCTCCACCTCGTTATCATCCCCCACACCCCTTTTAAAAGTGGAAATgagtaaaacaaacatttctcatGGTGGACACTTTGTGTTGTCAAACAGGTGAAACTAAATAATAATTGCTGTAGTCCATTTAGGAGCACAAGGGCCCTGATACTGTACATGCTGGCTTACTTGCAGGACTTACTGTCACACCTAAATGGAATAAAGCCATCATAAATATTATTAGTTGCTCTTTTTTCCTGCtataacaagtcaaaatgtcttccaTGACAAAGGTCTATGGAGGAATGTACCCTCAGTCTTCATGTGTTCCCAATCAAACCTAAGAAAAGGACTTGACACAGTGCAGACagccacttaaaaaaaaaaaaaaaaaaaaaaaaaaagaaagaaaagggtaAATGAAAGggtaaatgaaaataacaatcACCTGAAGGACATCACCCTCTTCATGTTGTGGCTTTGAACGGCAGCAGATGCAAACTTAAAATGTtgacacacactgcatcagattccacaaaagacaacaaggtgCAACCGGCTCAGTCCTCTTTCTGTTTGAATACTCCAAAAATGCCATCTTGCTTTCTTGAGGTAATTTCTGATCGGATACAACTCTGCATGGATGGCATCTGTGCAGAGGAACACACTTACAGATGTTCAGTTTCATTAAACATTGAGCTTTAGTTTCTCATTAGCCGCTGTCACTCACAGGTGAGTTCAAGGGCTGGAAATGTGCAACCAGATCAGTGATTACATCAAGGAGTAAGTGACTGCAGGAGTATCCCAAACGTGGGCCATCGACCATGCACCATCATGGAC
This window encodes:
- the LOC124071529 gene encoding uncharacterized protein LOC124071529, whose protein sequence is MAAVSQHLGMGAYDFAHKICSRYLMKSQNIQGTIRASSLSVAFLLGDNQHGELHGAEIAADRVTVGLSRDSYTRLTPVCGSVDVWGNRIDAGYCCYLGRNKEYLLLNKTRDRSTKQNMCWSFVKFWRTYNSRSTRRLQSLGSRRLCWGHGQSVFVRSYSGNGTQSVPLYETKTGYYEILEVTPTATQAQIKTAYYKQSFIYHPDRNAGSDAATVRFSEINEAYTVLGNKALRKKYDRGLLSRLDLVATARPSGKDTAGSSAKHQADRRRSVMGADRQGTVFDFDKFFKAHYSEQLQREKDIRTRKEELLKKKQETIEERKLGSMLEVGVGLMLAMILVILMSVKR
- the iah1 gene encoding isoamyl acetate-hydrolyzing esterase 1 homolog isoform X1; translation: MSVVPTCKFMMSTYKTVIWPKVILFGDSITQFSFQANGWGAEIANKLARKCDVVNRGLSGYNSRWAKIILPRIITSQNSTDNNIAAVTVFFGANDCALEDKNPQQHVPVQEYSENLKEMTKLLASAGVSPHKVIFITPPPVHEQAWEKECILKGCPLNRHNSAAGQYAQACVQAAGQCGTDVLDLWTLMQKDGQDYTVYLSDGLHLSERGNQFVAQHLWKLLESRVADLPFILPYWGDVDAKSPESSLLCDQ
- the iah1 gene encoding isoamyl acetate-hydrolyzing esterase 1 homolog isoform X2, producing the protein MSVVPTCKFMMSTYKTVIWPKVILFGDSITQFSFQANGWGAEIANKLARWAKIILPRIITSQNSTDNNIAAVTVFFGANDCALEDKNPQQHVPVQEYSENLKEMTKLLASAGVSPHKVIFITPPPVHEQAWEKECILKGCPLNRHNSAAGQYAQACVQAAGQCGTDVLDLWTLMQKDGQDYTVYLSDGLHLSERGNQFVAQHLWKLLESRVADLPFILPYWGDVDAKSPESSLLCDQ